In Aestuariibaculum lutulentum, one DNA window encodes the following:
- a CDS encoding peptide-N-glycosidase F-related protein, which produces MNTFKILFCLVLISFLGQAQEKAHVISHQGETIVTDPSKGSNSYKRTAVFPKASENIRSIILNLKFECPDKMRCADWDYVDHIKARQKSDTTVYEIARMLTPYGGFFQKDWGFEWHVDVTDFSLILRDEVEIDYIHTGYENNKTRGWKVTVDFEITYGTPVANPLAIHKVYDGNFKYGYKDDPIENHLVPVTFKAHDKTAFSKIKILQTGHGMDANGCGEFCSKYRDIEFNGEVIDHKDLWMECGDNPLFPQAGTWIFDRANWCPGYLLQPDEVMLHTEAGKPYNLDINMEAYETEKPSANELLSAVVVEYEAPNAKNDVTLLDIIQPSKKLIHSRKNPFGGLPVIQVKNNGSNPLKKMTIQYFIAGEKPQKFNWTGHINFGDEAAITLPTEVFSKQKHGKFHVVISKPNGKSDGFKADNTLESDYERPDIFPDTVVVRYKTNNKPWQNTYSIQNSFGEVVFAKDSVNMKQSTVYQDTIALKQGNYNFKFSDSEGDGLEFWYKAKDGRGEIKLLDAQGKAIKQFGSDFGSAINYYFSVQPDMSYELDDAPSVGVFPARTQGPITLDYFCNIPSEVKVLIVDQENETDVVENHLYKSFSKGSLTYDLSYLPAKRYYIKVFMNDKEVYKNRIRLKE; this is translated from the coding sequence TTGAATACTTTTAAAATCTTATTCTGTCTTGTTCTTATTAGTTTTTTAGGACAAGCACAGGAGAAAGCTCACGTCATTTCGCATCAGGGAGAAACTATAGTTACCGACCCGTCTAAAGGGAGTAATAGTTATAAACGTACAGCAGTTTTTCCAAAGGCTTCAGAAAATATCCGAAGCATTATTTTAAATTTAAAATTCGAATGTCCTGATAAAATGCGTTGTGCCGACTGGGATTATGTAGATCATATTAAAGCGCGTCAAAAAAGCGATACTACCGTTTACGAAATTGCACGTATGTTAACACCTTACGGAGGGTTTTTTCAAAAAGACTGGGGGTTTGAGTGGCATGTAGATGTGACCGATTTCAGTTTGATTTTAAGAGATGAGGTTGAGATTGATTATATACATACGGGTTATGAAAACAATAAAACCCGTGGCTGGAAAGTCACTGTGGATTTTGAAATTACCTATGGTACACCAGTGGCTAATCCGTTGGCGATTCATAAAGTATACGATGGAAATTTTAAATATGGATACAAAGACGATCCAATTGAAAACCATTTGGTGCCAGTAACATTTAAAGCGCATGATAAAACCGCATTTTCTAAAATAAAGATCCTTCAAACAGGGCATGGTATGGATGCAAATGGTTGTGGTGAGTTTTGTAGCAAGTACAGAGATATTGAGTTTAATGGCGAGGTTATAGATCATAAAGATTTATGGATGGAATGTGGTGATAATCCTTTATTTCCGCAGGCAGGAACGTGGATTTTTGATCGCGCCAACTGGTGTCCAGGGTATTTACTGCAACCTGATGAAGTGATGCTACATACAGAGGCAGGAAAACCATATAACCTTGATATTAATATGGAAGCTTACGAAACTGAAAAGCCAAGTGCGAACGAGTTGCTATCAGCTGTTGTTGTTGAATATGAAGCTCCAAATGCCAAAAATGATGTGACGCTTTTAGATATTATTCAGCCCTCTAAAAAGTTGATTCATAGTCGGAAAAATCCGTTTGGTGGTTTGCCGGTTATTCAGGTGAAAAATAATGGTAGTAATCCGTTAAAGAAAATGACGATTCAGTATTTTATTGCAGGTGAAAAACCTCAGAAATTCAATTGGACGGGTCATATTAATTTTGGAGATGAAGCCGCAATAACATTACCAACAGAAGTATTTAGTAAACAAAAGCATGGGAAATTTCATGTGGTTATATCTAAACCTAACGGAAAATCAGACGGATTTAAGGCAGATAACACATTAGAGTCCGATTACGAACGCCCGGACATATTTCCTGATACCGTCGTGGTTCGTTATAAAACAAATAACAAACCTTGGCAAAACACATACAGTATTCAAAATAGTTTCGGAGAGGTGGTTTTTGCAAAAGATAGTGTGAATATGAAGCAAAGTACAGTATATCAAGATACCATTGCTTTAAAACAAGGGAATTATAATTTTAAGTTCAGCGATTCAGAAGGCGATGGATTAGAATTCTGGTATAAAGCAAAAGACGGTCGTGGCGAAATAAAATTACTTGATGCTCAAGGCAAAGCCATAAAACAATTTGGTTCAGATTTTGGTAGCGCTATTAATTATTATTTTTCGGTACAACCCGATATGTCTTACGAGTTGGATGATGCGCCTTCTGTAGGTGTTTTTCCGGCACGAACTCAAGGCCCGATTACATTAGATTATTTTTGCAATATTCCTTCGGAAGTAAAGGTGCTTATTGTTGATCAGGAAAATGAAACAGATGTGGTTGAAAATCATTTATATAAGAGTTTCAGTAAAGGATCGTTGACTTACGATTTATCGTATTTACCGGCTAAGCGTTATTATATTAAGGTGTTTATGAACGACAAGGAAGTTTATAAAAACAGAATACGATTAAAAGAATAA
- a CDS encoding rhodanese-like domain-containing protein has product MKELEKTKQISIAATLFILAVLIGFLTYKRPKNTYAFNTKSTLEKITSTDYCLPYSLIENEDVAFIDIRNSFEYNKGHLENAINMPSVDIMSEASLKLLLDLKKSNTTTALYGSTPEEANIPFLILYQLGFDNLKILPVELSYSQNKLITKESKIENLPYDINGFIMDSKKHLDSSNTIVPPNANVPKKVITVEKKKKRKAEGGC; this is encoded by the coding sequence ATGAAAGAATTAGAGAAAACCAAACAAATATCCATTGCTGCCACGTTATTTATTTTGGCTGTGCTGATAGGTTTTTTAACCTACAAACGCCCAAAAAACACCTATGCTTTCAACACCAAAAGCACTTTGGAAAAAATCACCTCAACAGATTATTGCCTTCCCTATTCGCTTATTGAAAATGAAGATGTGGCATTTATAGACATTAGAAACTCTTTTGAATACAACAAAGGCCATTTAGAAAATGCCATAAACATGCCTTCTGTAGATATTATGAGTGAAGCCTCGCTAAAACTACTGCTGGATTTAAAAAAATCGAATACAACAACGGCGCTTTACGGAAGCACACCCGAAGAAGCTAACATTCCTTTTCTTATCTTATATCAATTAGGCTTCGATAATCTTAAAATCCTTCCTGTAGAACTCAGTTATTCCCAAAACAAACTCATCACCAAAGAATCCAAAATAGAAAACCTTCCTTACGATATTAATGGGTTTATCATGGATTCAAAAAAGCATTTAGACAGCTCTAATACCATAGTTCCACCAAATGCAAATGTGCCTAAAAAAGTGATTACAGTTGAAAAGAAAAAGAAACGTAAAGCTGAAGGGGGCTGTTAA
- a CDS encoding rhodanese-like domain-containing protein has product MKFLSNRYLILGAILIILAGGLLLLPKYEKQEGIRSKQLLSHAISPERYISTDDISHKIISQDPSFILVDVRDEESYNNYSLPNAINIPLSKLLDEDSLTYLNQDQFDVVFYSNNTFLADQAWMLCDRLGFKNLHVLKGGLNTWYTTIINPTKPNEAMPETEFKLYSTRKAASMYYGVAYPDQNFGNDLPTTPETPKKVVTVEKKKKRKAEGGC; this is encoded by the coding sequence ATGAAATTTCTTTCAAACAGATATCTAATTCTGGGTGCCATACTGATTATTTTAGCAGGTGGACTCCTATTGCTTCCAAAATATGAAAAACAGGAAGGCATTCGCTCTAAACAATTGTTAAGTCATGCCATCAGCCCGGAACGTTATATTTCGACCGATGATATTTCACATAAAATTATTAGCCAGGATCCTTCGTTTATTTTGGTAGACGTAAGAGACGAAGAAAGCTATAACAATTATAGCCTACCCAATGCCATTAATATTCCGCTTTCAAAATTGTTGGATGAAGATTCTTTAACATACCTCAACCAAGACCAGTTTGACGTGGTATTCTATTCTAACAACACGTTTCTAGCCGATCAGGCTTGGATGTTATGCGATCGCTTAGGGTTTAAAAACCTGCATGTTTTAAAGGGAGGCCTCAACACCTGGTATACCACCATAATCAATCCCACAAAACCAAATGAGGCCATGCCCGAAACTGAATTTAAATTGTATTCTACAAGAAAAGCAGCCAGCATGTATTATGGCGTAGCATATCCAGACCAGAATTTTGGAAATGACTTACCAACAACACCGGAAACACCTAAAAAAGTAGTTACTGTAGAAAAGAAAAAGAAACGTAAAGCTGAAGGCGGCTGTTAA
- a CDS encoding YeeE/YedE thiosulfate transporter family protein, with product MGPLIPGGYIPLEWDSIIAIFIGIAFGFVLEASGFSSSRKLAGVFYGYDFAVLKVFFTAAAVSVIGIYYMDYLGYLDISKLYVHPTYLWGAIIGGIIMGAGFVTGGFCPGTSLCAVAIGKLDAWIYVFGIMVGVFIFSELFNLFEPIYDGYNFGNITLIDSFGWNPYWVIFIFTIIAVLAFGIADLVRKKIKSVFY from the coding sequence ATGGGACCTTTAATTCCTGGTGGTTACATCCCTTTAGAATGGGATAGCATTATAGCCATATTCATTGGAATCGCCTTTGGCTTTGTCTTAGAAGCTTCGGGCTTTTCATCGTCAAGAAAATTAGCAGGCGTGTTTTACGGTTACGACTTTGCTGTACTTAAAGTATTTTTTACGGCAGCAGCGGTATCCGTAATCGGCATTTACTATATGGATTATTTAGGATATCTGGACATCTCTAAACTTTATGTGCACCCCACCTACTTATGGGGAGCTATCATAGGCGGCATTATTATGGGTGCCGGTTTTGTTACTGGAGGATTTTGTCCCGGCACCAGTTTGTGTGCCGTAGCCATAGGCAAATTAGATGCCTGGATATATGTATTTGGTATTATGGTGGGTGTTTTTATATTTTCGGAACTCTTCAATCTTTTTGAACCTATATACGATGGTTATAACTTTGGCAACATTACTCTGATAGACTCCTTTGGCTGGAATCCATATTGGGTTATTTTTATTTTTACCATTATTGCTGTCCTGGCCTTTGGCATTGCCGACTTGGTCCGAAAAAAAATTAAAAGTGTGTTTTACTAA
- a CDS encoding YeeE/YedE thiosulfate transporter family protein — protein sequence MNTKYKTSPHQYWNPYFGGFLLGIIIIFTFYLTGRGLGASGAIKSSVVTVVENVAPKHAESNSYYSQFITDDKSPMNTWLVYEALGILIGAFISGSISGRIKWRVQHSPKITAKRRLIFALIGGILFGLGAQIARGCTSGAALSGMAVLSTGGFLTMLSIFGSAYAFAYFFRKNWI from the coding sequence ATGAATACAAAATATAAAACAAGCCCACACCAATACTGGAACCCGTATTTTGGAGGATTCCTACTAGGCATCATCATTATTTTCACATTTTATCTTACCGGTAGAGGACTGGGAGCCAGTGGTGCCATAAAAAGCAGCGTGGTTACCGTGGTTGAAAATGTAGCTCCAAAACATGCCGAAAGCAACAGTTATTACAGTCAGTTTATAACAGATGATAAATCACCTATGAACACCTGGCTAGTGTATGAAGCCTTGGGTATTTTAATAGGAGCCTTTATTTCGGGAAGTATCAGCGGACGCATCAAATGGCGCGTTCAACACTCTCCTAAAATTACGGCTAAACGTCGTTTAATATTTGCGCTAATAGGAGGTATCTTATTTGGATTGGGAGCTCAGATTGCAAGAGGCTGTACCAGTGGTGCCGCTTTAAGTGGCATGGCGGTGTTGTCTACAGGAGGCTTCCTTACTATGCTTTCCATTTTTGGATCTGCCTATGCTTTTGCTTATTTTTTTAGAAAGAACTGGATATAA
- the nrfD gene encoding NrfD/PsrC family molybdoenzyme membrane anchor subunit, with the protein MQEELFTSGRNIPNIDPSLQIWHWPISLYLFLGGLAAGILFFAALFYLMGKEKQYPALKKAAVIPPIALSVGLLALVYDLTHPLFTWQLYTTFRIESPMSWGAWVLLITTPLSFLWLFSFYRSTFPKWESKLKLFKKFKFLEKFEKFLITNRTYMAYALIPLSIILGVYTGILLSAFNARPLWNNAILGPLFLTSGLSTGAAAIILLSRNREERHLFSKIDLGLIIVEIALIIHMIMGYYAGSQVQLEAMDLLVGGEFTLMFFGFVILLGLLVPAILEVIELLGFKVPVAVPAALVIIGGLLFRFIMVEAGQLTRYLY; encoded by the coding sequence ATGCAAGAAGAATTATTTACAAGCGGCCGAAACATTCCAAACATTGATCCTTCATTACAAATTTGGCATTGGCCCATCTCCTTATACCTATTTCTCGGCGGACTTGCTGCAGGCATCTTATTTTTTGCAGCATTATTCTACCTCATGGGTAAAGAAAAACAATATCCCGCTCTAAAAAAAGCGGCTGTAATACCTCCAATAGCCCTATCCGTTGGTCTATTGGCATTGGTTTACGATTTAACACATCCTTTATTCACCTGGCAATTATATACCACCTTTAGGATAGAATCTCCAATGTCTTGGGGAGCCTGGGTACTACTCATTACCACCCCACTTTCCTTTTTATGGTTGTTCAGCTTCTACAGAAGCACTTTCCCTAAATGGGAATCGAAACTCAAACTCTTTAAAAAATTTAAGTTTCTGGAAAAATTTGAAAAATTCCTTATTACCAACAGAACCTATATGGCATACGCCCTGATTCCACTATCCATAATTTTAGGCGTCTATACTGGTATTTTATTATCGGCATTCAATGCCCGACCTTTATGGAACAATGCCATTTTAGGACCTCTATTCCTAACCTCGGGACTATCAACCGGAGCGGCAGCCATAATTTTGTTGTCTAGAAATAGAGAAGAACGTCATCTGTTCAGTAAAATAGATTTAGGTCTTATTATAGTAGAAATAGCTTTAATCATTCACATGATTATGGGTTATTATGCAGGTTCTCAAGTGCAACTGGAAGCGATGGATCTTTTAGTAGGCGGTGAATTCACCCTCATGTTTTTTGGCTTCGTTATACTTTTGGGCTTACTCGTACCCGCTATTTTAGAAGTTATTGAATTATTAGGCTTTAAAGTCCCTGTTGCCGTGCCGGCTGCCTTAGTTATAATTGGCGGACTTCTTTTTAGATTTATTATGGTAGAAGCAGGACAACTTACACGATACCTTTACTAA
- a CDS encoding 4Fe-4S dicluster domain-containing protein, whose product MRYAMVIDTLKCVGCSDCVVACQTENNVPHGYCRDWVTEAVSGSYPNLELELRSERCNHCANPPCVRCCPTGASHVIEGGIVLVTADQCIGCGACIESCPYDARYQHPDGYVDKCTFCHHRLEKGQLPACVSVCPTKCMYFGDLDDPNSEISQLLKNRKYKTLSPEAGTDPHVFYLI is encoded by the coding sequence ATGAGATATGCAATGGTGATAGACACCTTAAAATGTGTTGGCTGCAGTGATTGTGTCGTGGCATGCCAAACAGAAAACAATGTGCCTCATGGCTATTGCAGAGATTGGGTAACTGAAGCTGTTAGCGGCTCCTACCCTAATCTGGAACTGGAATTGCGTTCGGAACGCTGCAACCATTGTGCCAATCCGCCATGTGTAAGATGCTGTCCAACGGGAGCCAGTCATGTTATTGAAGGTGGTATTGTATTAGTGACTGCCGACCAATGTATAGGCTGTGGTGCCTGTATAGAATCCTGTCCTTACGATGCACGATACCAACACCCTGACGGTTACGTAGACAAATGCACCTTTTGCCACCACCGACTGGAAAAAGGACAATTACCTGCCTGCGTATCTGTGTGTCCAACAAAATGCATGTATTTTGGTGATTTAGACGACCCGAACAGCGAAATTTCTCAATTGTTGAAAAACAGAAAATATAAAACCCTATCGCCAGAGGCAGGGACCGATCCCCACGTGTTTTATCTCATTTAA
- a CDS encoding molybdopterin-containing oxidoreductase family protein, producing the protein MVTSRRKFIKISALGVGGITLSASAVNLLASNPLLDAAAKKNLAKKLSRTATYCEVCFWKCAAWAYTDEEGDIKKVIGNDDDPHCNGRLCPRGTGGLGMYSDEDRLKTPLIRTTINGEETYREASWEEALDLIAEKFTEIKQKYGPESFALLKHGSPGSHLEHLFKAYGSDTIAEPAYAQCRGPRETGFGLTFGSWVGSPEPTDIRDTKCLVLIGSHIGENMHNTQVQEMSDAIDNGATIITVDPRFSTAASKSSHWLPIKPATDIALLLSWMHVLIEEELYNKKYVEKYAIGFDELKAHVKPFTPEWAYGITTIKPESIRETARLMAAAAPATIIHPGRHVTWYGDDSQRERAIAILNGLLGSWGNRGGFYFKEKISIPKYPHPAYPEPKWGWHEIGEQYPFAEMGNTSEVVKATIPNEDNPYPIKAWMIAGTNLINTLPQREQTLEAINALEFLVVVDTMPMEITGYADVVLPECTYLERYDGIRSATNRHPSIAVRIPAVKPKYNSKPAWWISKQIGDRIGLGDYFNYNDFEEVIEWQLNKMGTSLDEMKKIGVKNFERTSGPLFLEEGQDYEFGTPSGKIEFYSQQLADLGFDPMPVYTHHPQPPQGFYRLNYGRSPMHTFSRTINNPYLSDLKSENTLWVNPKVARILDLKKDQPVWLKNQDGILSAFPIKVRVTERIRWDSVYMYHGFGHNNKKLTRAFGKGASDAELISKIVVDPLMGGTGLRGNFVSILTEDPHKNTKV; encoded by the coding sequence ATGGTGACTTCCAGACGAAAATTTATAAAAATTTCAGCTTTAGGGGTAGGGGGAATAACACTTTCCGCTTCAGCTGTCAATTTATTAGCCTCCAATCCTCTGTTGGATGCTGCAGCAAAAAAGAACCTTGCCAAAAAACTTTCCAGAACCGCTACCTATTGTGAGGTATGCTTTTGGAAATGTGCCGCATGGGCCTATACAGACGAAGAGGGAGATATTAAAAAAGTGATAGGGAATGATGACGACCCACACTGCAACGGAAGACTCTGTCCAAGAGGTACTGGAGGTCTTGGTATGTACAGTGACGAAGATCGACTGAAAACCCCATTAATAAGAACAACCATAAACGGCGAAGAAACCTATAGGGAAGCCAGTTGGGAAGAAGCCTTAGACCTGATTGCTGAAAAATTCACTGAAATAAAACAGAAATATGGACCCGAGTCGTTCGCTCTTTTAAAACACGGTTCTCCTGGAAGTCATTTAGAACACCTCTTTAAAGCCTATGGCTCCGATACTATTGCCGAACCTGCCTACGCGCAGTGTAGAGGCCCAAGGGAAACAGGCTTCGGACTAACCTTTGGCTCTTGGGTAGGCTCCCCTGAACCTACCGATATTAGAGACACCAAATGTCTAGTGCTTATTGGTTCCCACATTGGAGAGAATATGCACAATACACAGGTTCAGGAAATGTCTGATGCCATAGATAATGGCGCTACCATTATTACTGTAGACCCGAGATTTTCTACAGCAGCCAGTAAATCTTCTCATTGGTTACCAATCAAACCAGCTACCGACATTGCCTTACTTTTATCCTGGATGCATGTATTGATAGAAGAAGAACTTTACAATAAAAAATACGTTGAAAAATATGCCATTGGCTTCGATGAACTAAAAGCACACGTAAAACCATTTACACCAGAATGGGCCTACGGTATCACCACCATAAAACCGGAAAGCATAAGGGAAACGGCGCGCCTAATGGCTGCAGCAGCCCCGGCTACTATCATTCACCCAGGACGTCATGTTACCTGGTATGGAGATGACTCGCAACGCGAACGAGCCATTGCCATTCTTAATGGACTTTTAGGCTCTTGGGGTAACCGAGGCGGTTTCTATTTTAAAGAAAAAATCAGTATTCCAAAATATCCGCATCCAGCATATCCTGAGCCGAAATGGGGCTGGCATGAAATAGGTGAGCAATATCCATTTGCTGAAATGGGCAATACTTCGGAAGTAGTCAAGGCGACTATTCCTAATGAAGATAATCCATACCCTATAAAAGCATGGATGATTGCCGGCACCAATTTAATCAACACACTACCTCAGCGAGAACAAACTCTTGAGGCAATTAACGCTCTTGAATTTTTGGTCGTGGTAGATACCATGCCAATGGAAATCACAGGCTATGCGGATGTGGTACTACCTGAATGTACCTATTTAGAACGTTATGACGGTATCCGTTCTGCAACCAACAGACATCCATCAATTGCGGTTCGTATTCCTGCTGTAAAACCCAAATACAATTCGAAACCTGCCTGGTGGATAAGCAAACAAATTGGTGACCGCATTGGTTTGGGCGACTATTTCAATTACAACGATTTTGAGGAGGTCATTGAATGGCAGCTCAACAAAATGGGGACTTCTTTGGATGAAATGAAAAAGATTGGTGTTAAGAACTTCGAAAGAACCTCTGGACCATTATTCCTGGAAGAAGGACAAGATTATGAATTCGGCACCCCAAGTGGAAAAATAGAATTCTATTCGCAACAATTGGCCGATTTAGGATTTGATCCTATGCCTGTCTACACGCACCATCCACAACCTCCACAAGGATTTTACAGATTGAATTACGGAAGATCTCCCATGCACACGTTCAGCAGAACCATTAACAATCCTTATTTAAGCGATTTAAAAAGTGAAAATACTCTTTGGGTAAACCCTAAGGTAGCCCGAATATTAGACCTTAAAAAAGACCAGCCCGTTTGGCTTAAAAATCAGGATGGTATTCTGTCTGCATTCCCCATTAAAGTAAGAGTTACAGAGCGTATCCGTTGGGATTCTGTATATATGTACCATGGCTTTGGCCATAACAATAAAAAATTGACCCGCGCCTTTGGGAAAGGTGCGAGTGACGCAGAACTTATTTCCAAGATTGTCGTAGATCCACTAATGGGTGGCACCGGATTAAGAGGCAACTTTGTTTCTATTTTAACCGAAGATCCACATAAAAACACAAAGGTATGA